The window gcaTGGTATATTTTTTGAACATCTCAAACTTACTCTCGCACACACGTTCTCTATTGTTCTTCATTCACCCGTTCGAAATTGTACTGACTTAAGCATTGGAGGGCCTTCGCCAGGGACTCCCCTTGATTTTTAGAAGCAAACGTTTTGTTTGCTCATCTCCGTGTCCGCAAGATCGAAAGGAAGCCTCCCTGTGacgcaaggttctaaaattcgctaggtgCTAGTCGGGCGGCGGACcagcgcctagcgcctaggccgcctaggcggcgctaggcggattcctcggtattccttgtttcatgtggacTGTGGATAATGTCATATACAAATCTAAatgttgtcttaaacaatttcatagcaatggagatctaactatgtatgctgaaataaatacatactttccaataccaaaaaatgaaaaactataaaagaaaattaatagttttgtgcaAAGGAAATATACTAGACTTAGTAAATAtgagttaaaaaaaatagttaaacaatagaacatgcagtaagttatcataatcatatagcaaacagtagaacattggaaaatagtagcaatagttcaattcaagattacaatgCATTGTGAATCAGTAACCagtaaccactaagcaaaatataattgttaaataacgtaaatcatgtcttaacaaaatgagttcaaaattacacaactaataatatctcataaACTCGTATTTATTCTGCTTcctcttctccataattttcaataacttgttcttcatcggacacaaactcaatatcattattgtgatcctcgtcttcttcttcagattcaaaatcatcttcatgaagttctctcactctagagcttcttcggggttgtagattttcatccgctccacttgcttcatcaaccatttgccaagtgagcccagaacctagttcaacttcatcatcttccccaccgtccacaatccaaccttgtgcatttgaagcatcttttgcaagaaggacatcaacatttctttctttttctcttttttgtttgttcaacaatctagcattaaattggacaaatactagattgttcaacctgttggcatccaacctatttcttttctttgtatgaatctaaaaaatcagagaaagtaaatattatagttagtacctgaatatagagtagacattaaaaattataactaatttaattaaagagtagactgaaagtttaaaacttactccttcaaatgtactccaatttctttcacacccagatgaacttgtagttaatgaaagtatcctcaatgccactcttagcaagttaggtgtgtgagcaccgtatgtactccaccatgcacatggatcaaatgtatcatcatttttttcacatgcttttgctgccaatgtttttccaaacaacccagtcttatttctatattttggaaattccttgttaataattgtatcttgtagatctaactcattggcatgcaaagtttccatgcattcaaaaatccccatTGCGACttcctcataaagagcaatagaactatctttgtagtaaaaataaggattcaacaaaaaagcaatggtatgcaatgatgtatcaagtctatccttcatttttgactcaataatgactatgataggctgataatttgattccacgttattcagagccaccttgatatcttctttagcttgaagaagctccccatatagaaaccccatcgatggctttctatctccatctaccaattgaagaactcttaccaaaggagcaaatattttcaaacaaagtgtcacaccattccaaaaactcatgctcatcactgtagagtaagccaattttcctttgtttgtttttgaccatttacatttctcccacatatcacttgtaaacatggctcttaaactagcttttttttcaatcaaactttgcaatgtgaggaaatttgatgcaaacctggtaactcctggtcggactatgtctctcttcttcgtgaaacttctcatcaatgataaagtcttatggtgagcatagatgaaaatggtaaaagccttggattgctcaatcacctttttatatcgtggaagtttgccaatactttcaagcatgagattaatagtgtgagttgcacatgaactccaaaagatcccgggtcgtttttctctcatcaatttagctgcagccatattgttggtggcattgtctgtaacaatctgaacaatattctgagctcctacttgttcaacacacttgtcaacatactcaaaaataagttcagctgtaTGTGCCTCTtctgaagactccttagactctaaaaatgtagtaccctccttgcaattaacacacaaatttaagatgcttcttctttttctatcactccatgcatctgtcatgatcgagcatccattctttgcccattcttcttcatgtttcttcagcaattgttttgttctttcaacttcggctttcaatagtggctccctaagttgatattgagttggaggcttgaatcctggtccaaattgacccactgcctccattaattgcttgaagctatcattatcaacagcattgaatgagattccattttcataaacccatctcccaacatattgttgaacttgttgagttctctctttgaaaagagcctcatttatatttttttaccgaAGTACTTTACTTCCACTAGAGCCtgcattttctggagcaattgccgatgcatatctgtccatggggccaagtggaagaggttttttaactccatccatcccttcaatttcaagactttcttcttcatctatggaaatagccacctctgctctacaactttgttcttccattattttgttcttctttctgttcctcccttctaaaatagcctgtttgcacttatttttgtcttcttgagatgcttttcgacaacccgatacatttccaggtatatttccaatgtactcctttatcctatacactcctcctgacattgcttttccacataacttacatttaattttgtcgaggttcttaggatcaatcaatatTCCAAACTCCCATCCGATGTCATTTGATTTTCTTCTAAGAATTCCGgattcgggttgagtgacagATGCTGTCGAAAATGGATTGCTTGCCATTGATAACAGATAatctgaaggaaaaaaaaattatatataacaagacataatatgataataaaatttaattataccatacaaatatacaatacaaaataatgaaaatatgaaatataacattaagtcattaacaagtttgagaatatttttttatatatcttaatctaattaataaaatttattagatatttatttaaataaatttaattttaaatatattttttatattattaaatctgttatatacttatatataaattaataatatttattagaatttttaaaattttaatttaatttttatatttttaaaactgatttatataaattaataatatttattagaattttaataatatttattagaatttttaaaattttaatttaattttcatatttttaaaactgatttatataaattaataatatttattagaattttaaaaattttaataattaatatttataaatccgattaatatacatttataatatataaaatttataaatatgatttatataaattaataatatttattaaaaattttaatataatttataaataattaaatatgatttattaatttattaatatgtattatatgttttttaattttaaatatttttatatttttaaatctgataaagtgataaatgataatatttattataattttttaaatctgttaatatataaattaatatttaatattatttatttaaaaaaattaaatatattatttatatatttaaatatgattatataaattaataatggttattagaattttatatataattttatatatttaaattagttttatataaattaataatatttattataaaaaagataaattttaaatatatttaattgggattttaattttattaggttttaTGAACTCAACCCTATTATTAAAATTATCCCTGTTAGGAGttaggaattgttttaatttattaaatctaaaaaaaatttaaaaaagaaaaataaaacgcTAAAAACGCGTCTCCGTCGCGAGTCTCGCGACTCGCTCGACGGCGCGGACGCCACAGGCCGCCACCGGCGGCTCGCGGGAGGGCTCCGACGCTGTCGGAAGCTTCGCCGGACGAGTCGGAGGCTTCGCCGGACGAGTCGGAGGCTTCGCCGGACGAGTCCGATGCGTCCGGCGAAGTCCGGCGTACGGCGCGTCCGGCGAAGCTTCCGGCAGCGTCTGACACCTGCGATGCATCGGGTGTTGCCGCGACGCAGATTTGAGAAACAAAAAACGGGCGATGAAACAAAAATGAACGGAAACAAAAACTTACCGGAAGCAACGCGATCAGGAGAGATCAGGGAAGACGAACAGCCGGGGCGATGAAACAAATGAACGCCTACGAACGCCTGGCAAATACCTAAAACTCAGATTTAACATGCCTTAAAAAACTTGGCCCGCCGAGCCCGCCGAAGGCCGCCGAAGGCCGCCAAAGCCCACGGAGGACCGCCGAGGACCGCCTAGGCGGCCCAGCCGCCTAGGGCTTCCGCCTCGCTGGTTTCCGGCGCGGCATTCTGCCGCACAGCGCCTAGGCggcgcctaggcggccgcctagggcgCAATTTCGAACATTGCTGTGACGTAAAAAGTTTTCTCTCAGTCAACAACCAAGTCACCGTGCCCAGCGTGCCATCTCTTtagttttcagacaggatcagtggCGAAGCGTGATTAGGAACTAGAGGAGAACAATCTGGACGGAGGCAGCGACAAAGGTGAGGAGGGGAGGGAACCAGTGGACTGGGTGAAAGGATGGGTGCTGGAGGGGGAGGTTGTGGGCCGCTTAGTAGATGTTGAGGATTATGATGGCAAGGAGGTGGGTGAAAAAAAGGATGCGGCAAGCCTATCGACGAAGCTACCGACCAGTCTCATTCTATAGTTTAATTGAGCAGCATCAACCTATGAAATTTACATAAAATTAGTTCCTAAAAAATATGTAGGGAAAATCAATTCCTGAAGCATTTTTAAATCAATGTACCAAACAAAAGGTTGTTGTTTTATGTGTGTAATTACTTACAAATCTGGTAAAGATTCCAACTAAACCTAATCGATCCAAACTACATAAGTGATCCTGTTTAAAAATTGGAGCGATGACACGATAGGAAGATAGTGATGTGATTGACTGACAGAAGATTTTGTGAAAGAGAAAAAGATGATGAATTAAAACAGAAAGAAAACTTAGAACGTCTTTCTCTCCTCTGCACACACTCAAGAAAGCAGACAAAATGTCAGTGCCTAAAAACCATATAAGGGGTCCTTAGTGAAAGCCCTCCGATTCTCAAATCAGTGGAGTTTTTGAGTGAAAATTGTGAAGATCAACAGCAGATGCATTCAGTATGTAAAGTCGCGTGACTGTTATCAAAATATGCGTATACAAGAATGGCTCGTGTGACTACTATCAAAATATGTGTATGCAAGAATGCATCGCATACCTTACCAACCAAGAGCAATCCCCTTTGTATATCATCTTTCATAATCTTTACGATCATGAGGTGAGAGAGAATGTCAGAGGTTGTCAAGTAAAAGAAGACATACAGCTTGGGACGATGTGTAGTAACCATACGAAGAATCTTTCGTTACCCATATATGCACCTCTTTTGTCTTTTGTAACATACGCTATTAATGAGGTGGTTGAAGAAATATTCTGTCATAATGTGTCAGCTGAGGGAAAGTGTAAAGTCACCTTCGGAGAAAATTCCATTGAATACGCATATAACAATAAAGAAATATTCTCTGACAAACTGTTGTTATTCTGACAGGCTGTTGTGATTCCCTAACCATTTTATCTGTTGAGTATATTCTGACAGTCTTTAAACCGATCGACTGCATATCCATTCTTCCCTTAAGCTACTCGGTTATGTACTAAGCAGTGCCAGAGATTTATTCAGGAACATTATGTTCGGTTGATTCTTTAGTCAACTGGTCATATATCTGGATACTTGCCTCTAAGGAATGGAAAACCGAGTCCCTGAAAATTCAATCGATACTTTAAGTTGATCGTCCACATGAGAGAAGACTTGTCTTTGAAGCGAGAATCTGATATATGGAAATTCAGCCGAGTTTATAAGGGGAACTGCTTTTCTATATGTGTAAGAGAAGGGCATGCTGAGCTGTGTGAATCTGACCCGAGTTATTTTAATCGGTTATATAAAGGAGGGCTGACATGTGAAAGAGCCCATAAGGTCGACCAGTCATATGTTGTACAACTTGTACTGAGTGGGAATTTGGCCCCCTTATTCTAGCCGGACTTATGACCGGCTGGACCAAATATCCCTTAAATTCGATCAGATATAGACTGCTCGAGTATATGATATAGTCTCAATATAAGAATGAGGCGCTAGGTTTCCTAAGTCCGATCGGCTTCTAGGCCGGTCATCTTCATTATGAAGGCCTTAACGCTAGTGACACGCTAACTACTACTCCTTTGACCTTGACCTCCACGTCAACTTGACTTTGACTATCACGTCATACCTATGTCCACTCTTAACATCCCGAATCAAAAACCTCCAACTAAGAACGAACAGAAGACCATAAACCAATAACAGATATGGGAATCatgtaaaataccaaacaaaaaaaataagaataagaTAGCTAAATGAGTTTCTTACCTGCGTCGTCGTCGGCGCAATCTGATTGAATCGCGTGATGGAATTAAACCTACCATTCTCCCTCGAACCCGTCTCCTCGTCGGTAGAAATCTCGACGATGTTGCTTGGCATCTTTCTCTTCTTCGGGAAGACAAATCACCCACAGTGCCACTTGCGGCCCGGGAGAGGGCGGCGGGCCAGCAGCTTGGTCACGAGAGCGAGGCCGTTGCCGCTCCCCCCGTTTATCTCTTCCAGTTCAATTAGAATTTCTTGCCTACCCGGAATCCTACCCTTCCTGCTACTGCGACATGGCAGCGTTGGCTCCGCCATCGTCGGCGTAGCGAATTAAAAGCATTCAAATTTTTCCCGGGACAAAAAAGGCGCCACCGCACCCGCTTCGCCTTCTGTAGGCGGCGGGCCCACTTCTCACGCACCCGTTTACAATCTATAGCCAGCAAAACAAGGAAACAAGAAAGCATAAAATTCATCTCCATGCATTCTTTTTCATATTATTTACTTGCTCGTAAGGCAGCGGTACATTTGTTTACAACACCAGCTCCGGCACACGAACATTGCGAGGACTGTGCGTGCCGTGATGAAATAAATAAGGATGCGTTGAATTGGTACACGACTGTGTGATGGCATCTAAGCTACGCATTCTGAGGTTCTGTATATTTCTTTGACATGCGCCGTGGGGACGTATACTACGTCAGTTAGCGAGCTGTGTGTTCGTCCGTAGAACAAGTATACAAAAACTCCAAGAAGCAACCACAGCGAAACACGAAACCATGTCCCAGCACTGATATCAAAAGACAATCGAAGTATGAGTTTAGAGTTTGCCTATTTATGAAAGCAGAGGCAGTTTCGATATTTGGAGGCTAGGAAAGGGTTACCAGCTTGGCAGTTATCACAACTTACCCGAGATTTACCAGCAGATAAGCATTAACAAGGATGCAACAAATGGGAAGAAATGGGACAAAGGGACAAATGAAACCTGAAAAGAGCCAGCCTTCATCGTTACTAAGTTGTCGCTGAAACGTTAGAACTCGTGCCATTTCCAAAAGGAACAGATTAGACAGTACCTCCCGTGTGCCCGAAGGTATGGCGAGCATCATCTTGATCTATCCAGGACAGCACAGACAAACCAACCACGAGAAGCAAACCTCCAGCAGAACATGTGGTATAGCGTAGGACACTATCAAGAAACATAATTGGAAAGAACATCAAATGAATCTGAAAAATGAAGCTCAAAATCTAGGAATCAACCAACAAAAGATGTTGGAAAAAAATCCCTGCAAGATTTCAAGATTGTTTTATGCATGCAGCTGACCAGGAAATATTCACTGAAAGTTAGGAAGAATTACCTGGGTAAAAATGAATAAGAAGCTGATGTGGTGAGGATCAGCACTCCAACACAAACCGATGCTATGCTCCAAGCTGCTCTCTGACGCCTAGTTGTTTCACTCAAATTCTCTACAAAGATCAATTGATATATCGATGACTTCAATATGAAAATGAAAAAGCATTTTGAAGTTCATAACCTAACCATGAGACTTGATGTATGTGCTACTAGAAGCTATGCATAATTCGAAAGTGACATAGGAAATCTCCAATCGGTAACCAAAACAGAATTGCTTGTGATGTACCATCAGCTTGGTACCTTTGTTAATTTCCTTCACGATAAGAGGAGAGTCAGCTGATTCCTTAGGAATTGCTTGTGATGTACCATCATCGTGGCGTTGATTACTGCTATAGCGGAAAGAAACTGACTCAATTGATTCATGGAGAGATGCTGGCAGTGGGACCTCACGTGGAGGAACATATCTCAGTATCAAAATCGAAACTGCGACTATGGTAAATGCAAGCAGTGTGCCAACACTGACCTATACAAAAGAGAGAAAAAACATAAATAGTTGGCGATCGATTCTATGATCTTATCCAAATTCTCAGAATGAATTGGCAGCAAAATAAGTATGCTCAAATCTTCGAAGAGCACGCTATATCCTAAAGTGATCTTACCATTCCAGCTAGTTGTGAAACGTCCATAAAGAATGCTAGGGAAGCAGCAAAGATTCCAGTTAGAATTGTGCTCTTGACAGGAACTTGTGTGCGCTCGTTAACATCAGAGAAAAATGATGGTAGCAATCCATCTCTAGCCATTGCCATCAGTATTCTAGGCTGGCAAAAGAAGCAAACAAATCCAAACATTAGTAAATTGCTTTATCACAAATAATTATCCAGACATAGCTAAATGAAACGATCACCAAGTATTATCTTGTAAATAACCGGAGAGCACACAAAGAAATAGATCTTATAGTTCAAGATTATTCACAAAACAAAAATTCCCTATTTTCTTGTCTCAAGTTCTTGATCTTGTAGATATTGATAGATACTGCTCTAATGAAGCATGGTAAGGTACCTTGCTCGTGTTTGAGGACCATTATTATAGCTACTCAGAAAGATTGCAATTGTTGTGCTACTCAGAGAAAAATAGATGACGAGGTTTGTAACTATATTAAgttgaataaataaataatacaGATAAACAACCAAGGTCAATCCTTTTTCCTGTTATCAACAAGTTCCAGCTTACGTAGTAAACACAAGACATGTCGATACATTGTACTGATGCACTTGTTTTATAAAATCAGTTTACCATTTTCATCATGTTTGCATTGACTGACATTATCATTTATACAGGTATCCAATGACTGTTTGCAGATAGGATCTTGCATTGCAAGGTAAATTTGATATACAACATTCCCTTGCAATAACATAAAGAACAAAATAATCATAAATAGTGTGAAATCTTCTGAAAGCGAGGAAAAGGCATCAGGATTTTTGTACCTGCGGGAGAAGTGAACCCATCAAAGCTGAGCAAAGTGCAAGAATTGCACCTGATGTGACTAAGTATCTGTATTCATAATGTCAAAGAAGAATTAGATAACGACCAAGAATGCAAGAGCTCAAATGCATAGCGACCTACTTACACTGCCCATTGAACATCATTCCTAGTAAATGCAGATGATATTGGAGTGTCGGGGTCCATAGCAAAATATGGAACCAAGCCAACAACCACAGCAGAAACTGCCATATACAATAAGCAACATACAGATAAAGCAGTTGCTATTCCTAATGGCAAATCTCTTTGAGGATTCTTAACCTGAAATAGCTAACTGTCAGCAACATAAAATAGACTGGCTAATAACAAATGAGAAATTTCATCTCATCATTTTTTCAAAATTCCATAGTCACAGTCACCAATCTCATAGTTCTTGCGAAAATTTCTTTTAAGAAACAGCAGGTGCACTCAGAATTCCATTGaagcaaaaacaaataaatacaatCTAACCTCTTCAGCAGTGCTAGCAACAGAATCAAACCCTATATACGCAAAGAACACAGTTGCTGAACCAGCAAGAACTCCATTTATTCCATAAGGGAAATATCTGAAAGATTAGAGTACAGAATGATCAACTTCCAAGAACAAATCTAATCCTTGTACAGAATTTTAAGTCACAAAATTACCCGCCAGATACAGTATACCCAACCCATCCAGTCTTGAAACCAATATAGCCACCAGCAATAATGACAAATAATAAGACACAGACATTTAATGCCGTGATGATTGCCTGTATAAATGTGCTCTGCATGATAAACCAACCAATGTCAAAAATGTACCAAGCAATCAACTCTGACATGAAAAGCTTTGCACTTGGTGGCATACCTCCTTTATCCCCAAACAGAGCAATCCAGTTACAAACAGTACAAGAATAGCAGCACATGGATCCACAATAATATCAATCCCTGGAATATGAATTCGTTGTAAATATGAAGGCAGACTTTCAGGTCCTCCAAAAACCAATGCCTGAAATCAAATTTAAGGGTGTCAAGCTACAGTCTTGTTAAGTTACTGTCATTTTGTCGCTGTTCTAGGAACATCAGTTGTCAACAACAACTTTTCCATGTTACAAATTATTCATTTTATATGTTCAACCAAATTCACATAATGCTGTTTACAAATTTTGGAAGAAAGACACTTAGAAATGGAGGAAAggaatttcaatttctaatttcaattgCATAACATAAGACAAGAATTGCATCTAAATAGAGAGAAAAAAGAGATGTGTCACATCTTAAGAAGAATTATGATGTGCACATTAGTaccatctttttttttaaaaaaaaaaccatcaGGCCATTGACCTCAAAAATTATTCATGTCATGAGATCGTAAATGACAATGCCAAAGGAAAAAATTGCAAAAGATAAAAGTCAATAACAAAAAATAGAGAACATAGTATCCATGAAGAAGCTCAAACACCTGAGATAGAAATGCAGTGTGACAGAATTACTACAAGAAGATATACTACAAGTCAAAAGTAATGCATTTTCCACTTTCAAGTTGTTGAAGATTGATAGGAAATCATCTGAATTGAACTAAGATATACAAGTACAGAGTGCAATATAATGTTCCAAGATATGAACACAAAGAACTATCAAGTACCAACACAAGCATGATGTACAATAAGGTCTTGAAGTAggtgcttaatttttttttttttttttttaaaaagatctacaattATATGTGAGAGACACAGACCAAATTTGGTGATATTCCACGTGCAACTGCTGACCCTCCAATTGTGTATTCAAGAATTAGAGCCCAACCAATTATCCAAGCAACCCTGAAAAAGACAACAAACTTTGGAAATTAACTACTTTATATTTAGTGAAATTTTTTATCAACATAATTCCAAAACAGCAATAACAAGACACATATTACATAATGTGCTCTATATCAACACGAACCTTATTACACTGCAGGTTACATAATGCTACAGTTCATTAAATATGATAGTCAATCTCAATCACTAATATGCCCTATATCCACCATCCTTtaataaaactaatttttttaGAACATTTTCTAATGGGTTATGTCATTTGATAATGACACTAACAGCCTAACATTGTTACTGTACTTGTCTAAATGATTACCCTTCTCCAACACAAATGTAGGAATAGTGATAGGCGCTTCCTGCAGAAGGGCATCGGCTCGCAAGCTCCGCATAGCAGAAAGCTGAAAGAGCAGCTGCTATCCCAGCTATCAGAAAAGAGATGGTGAGTGCTGGCCCAGTATG is drawn from Zingiber officinale cultivar Zhangliang chromosome 1B, Zo_v1.1, whole genome shotgun sequence and contains these coding sequences:
- the LOC121979576 gene encoding cationic amino acid transporter 2, vacuolar-like, which codes for MGFEEGIGKERGGVGVGYQFLTRRKQVDSKRARADVGHQLAKALSVSQLVAIGVGTTIGAGVYVLVGTVAREHTGPALTISFLIAGIAAALSAFCYAELASRCPSAGSAYHYSYICVGEGVAWIIGWALILEYTIGGSAVARGISPNLALVFGGPESLPSYLQRIHIPGIDIIVDPCAAILVLFVTGLLCLGIKESTFIQAIITALNVCVLLFVIIAGGYIGFKTGWVGYTVSGGYFPYGINGVLAGSATVFFAYIGFDSVASTAEEVKNPQRDLPLGIATALSVCCLLYMAVSAVVVGLVPYFAMDPDTPISSAFTRNDVQWAVYLVTSGAILALCSALMGSLLPQPRILMAMARDGLLPSFFSDVNERTQVPVKSTILTGIFAASLAFFMDVSQLAGMVSVGTLLAFTIVAVSILILRYVPPREVPLPASLHESIESVSFRYSSNQRHDDGTSQAIPKESADSPLIVKEINKENLSETTRRQRAAWSIASVCVGVLILTTSASYSFLPSVLRYTTCSAGGLLLVVGLSVLSWIDQDDARHTFGHTGGFICPFVPFLPICCILVNAYLLVNLGAGTWFRVSLWLLLGVFVYLFYGRTHSSLTDVVYVPTAHVKEIYRTSECVA